tatatatatttacttcaaggtaattcaaattttatgacttgttttgaattgtattccaggaaaaaataataatatatttataatttttaactttttgctaaaatatttgaattgttcttcaatttttataataaaaatgttatatctatatatatatagttggaatatttctctattttaaataaatcttacATCTAATAACCCTCAATAACAGTAGTTAAGAAGAGTATAgataccaaaataatatttaaccttaatttagatttaagaaaatggttttgaaattGTAACGAGTGATTAAGAATAAATTCATGAAAGTGATTCCCACACACTCAAAGAGAATCTTATTGCTATTTTTATTagagaaatttgttgaaattgtctttggttttaatgagaaaaatgaatgaaaagaaaagaaaagaaaagaaaagagaataggTGGTAGGAAAAAGTAGGGCATAGAGATAGGTATTGTCACATTCTAATGAAAGGACCACAATTTacaaacacatatatttatatgccTCTTTACCAAATTCATGTTTCCCATCATACACCCataattcatttcaattttaattccaTAATTTGTCCATTTGCATTTTGGAATTGGAACACACTTTTCCATTAACATTAATTTCTCTTCTACTTCCTTTCTTTTGGAATTTATCCATACTTTTCCCTTTGCATTTTAATCTCTACTAAACCAACCATACATAAAAGTGTTGCTAAGTCACTTTGTGAtctgggtttcttttttttttttttttttttatagttcaattgtttaaagaagtgttttgttttccttagaatgagagagagagagagtttatggaattttaaaataaagatgtGCACTTTTTTTGTGGtaccaaatacaaaatatgcaacaaaaacaagaagtaAAGATTGGTACACACAGCACAATACAACAATATAACACCACTATCCTCCTCTCCTCCCCTTTTATGGGCTCtataaattcttcaaaacccATCCTACCATTTTCCCATTCCCCTTTATTGCTCCATTCCCtcgtttctctctctctctctctctctctctctctctctcaaatatatttacattttcaaaagattcaatctttttcttcattctccTTCACAATGCAAACCTTCCCTccccctcctcctcctcctcttcttcttcttcttcctctttctctttttctcctctCAAATTTGTTAGTCCCCGTAACATCCAACTCTGAAGgtacttcaaaatttcatctttattcTTACCATccacacttttcttttcttttctttttttaacatttggATTAACACAGGGGATGCTCTTTATGCCTTGAGGAGATCAGTGAAGGATCCAAACAATGTCTTACAAAGTTGGGATCCAACTCTTGTTGATCCTTGTACTTGGTTCCATGTCACTTGTGACTCTGCTAACCATGTCACTCGCCTGTAAATACCTTCTTCCTTCTCAAGACTATGTATTATATTCAGTCTTGTGTGTTCGTTCCAACTCTTGTAATatatgtcttttcttttcgtgTAGTGATCTTGGAAATGCGAAGCTATCAGGTAACTTAGTTCCTGAGTTGGGGAATCTCGAACACCTTCAATATTTGTGAGTGATTATGTCTTGTCTACTTAACTATGTTGGAActgttaaatttaatttagtgatGCTGTTTCAAGAAttgatttggtttgatttAAGAAAGAGTCAGCAACTTCAATTCCCAAGTCAATGAAACAACTATTTTAAAGGGATCATAATaacaatgaatgaatgaatgaatgtgaAATTTGGGACTTTTggtgggttttcttttttcttttttgtaaacttaatttattgCAAACTTTAATGTTGGATTGGTTGTTGTAGGGAATTGTACATGAATGAATTAGTGGGTCCAATTCCAAAGGAGATCGGACGGTTGAAAAGCCTCATCAGTTTAGATCTCTACCACAACAACCTCACTGCCTCTATTCCTTCTTCTCTCAAAAACCTCCACAATCTCAACTTCCTGTCAGTCTTCTCTTTCTATTCTCTCAACTGTTCTAAATATATTCAATCACTTTTACGGTATCTACTAACCGAGTGTTAGGCACATTAAGTTTTTATATTACAGTCTATAAATTGTAATAGTTTGTGATTGCGGGTAGAAGTAAGGTTGTAGTTAATTATAGATCATTCTTGCACAgtttttttatagaataatGTGGCGTGTTGAATTTGGGTAGGTTAGAACATTTGGTGgcatattaattgataaaattttgattgattagACATGTAGTTGAAAATCTAGAaacctatattttattttgttatttgtggACCGTTTGTTTAAAATCTAACGGTTGGATCATGTGAAAGCACAGGAGACTGAATGGGAACAAGCTCAGTGGAAGAATACCGAGGCAACTCACCAAACTTGGCAACCTAAAAATCATGTGAGTACATTAAATTTTTCCACATTGTTTGTCTTTCATTCCTATCTTCATAATAGCTAGTGATGATCTAACAACTCCATCTTCACAGTGATGTATCGGATAACGATCTGTGTGGGACGATTCCGACATCAGGCTCCTTCTCCAAGTTCTCAGAAGAAAGGTGAACGATCAAGACTGATTTGTTTTTGCGATGATCTATTTTCGTTATAGatgtttggttgatttttcGATTTATGCAGTTTCAAGAACAACCCAAGATTGGAAGGGCCAGAACTAATGGGATTTGTGAGATATGAAAATGGAGGAACCTGCTGATGTTTTGAACTTAATGTACCTTAGTTAAAGGGAGAAAGAGTTttatgtattttgtaaaaatagtatttcttaatatatattgtaatgtaAACTATTGGGAGGTCGTTTTGGTTAGCTTGCTTTTAAATAATCCAGACAGAtgttgaaaaatattcaaaacattgCACAAATTCTagctaaagaaagaaaaagaagtataaTGAAACCATTCTCTGTTAGATAAGAACAAACCAACTTAACCATACCCAAAATATTTGAGCTCTATCAGATACAGAGCAGAACCCTATTAACCACTTATCATAGTCTATTATCTACCAAATGAATGTACAACTTGATTCATTGGGGAAGATGTTTGCTTGTAAATCAACCTTTTTTATAGTCTAAAATTACCTTGTTATTTAGGTTGTATGATAAAAAGGGTAACAACTttccaaatttgtaatttgcaAGGGTGGACAACTTGTGAAGtaggtttgtttgtttggaaagAGAAATACCGTTTTAAACCCTTTTATAAGGACTAAGTCAGACCCTAAATTTAAGTAACCAAGCAGTGTATAGTGTTAAAGAGTAGTATATGATAagggaataaaaaagaagcTTACTTGTAAATTTAATGTCacatttcaaatctaaactaatACAGACACCTCAAATCCATAAACTCATATACAACTAAAATGCTAGTAATACAGATTAACTGTAAACAAAAGTAGCATGTAAGAGTGATTTGTACACACAATCTTCCCATAtcaattgaagaaagaaaggttACTTGATCcatgaataaaagaagaaagtcaTAATACATTCAACATTTTGTAGGAGCATTGATTGCTCAACCTAgcaaatataaactaaaggGTACAAAATTGGAAGggaaaatcatttttgttattctctGGAGGGGTTTGCTTCTTTGCTGGGGtggttctttttcttttttctttctttttttccattaattGCTTGAGGAGATACAAAACTCGTTGGATGATGAACGCAATggcaattatttaattaattacgtGCCAAAACGGTCACCATGAAACGAGAACAGAATTGACGGGGaattatttacaacataagaCCTGTACTCGATGAAGGTTGGAAACAACTACCTTTTGGCCCTGACCGTTTTTTCTGCTATCAACAGCTATAATATATCCACATAACGTATCCTCAATCTGCACCTGTTGCAAGCAAATAAATACATCAATGTTGGAACATAGGACAGACATACTCAGAAACAGAAGGAAAATCTAACTATCTTGCTTTCTTCTCTAGTATTCCGAGTTTGTGTACCACATGATTAAGAAGCAATCTTGTTGGTTGATTTGTTTCAGCTTTTACCCACAACTCAACCTAATTCTTAGTTCTAACTCAACTCAGAATGGGTCTCAACAGTCATGATTTAAATGAGTTCCTCATATGCATTGCCCATGACCAcctcaaaaatgaaaaatcttcTCAACCTCACCAACCCGCAATTGATTATTAAATGTGTTCTGGTCGCTTTTCTTACTCTACAATGATCTCCAATGGGCCCTCACACTATGTCAGTATCCATCTCAATTGATTTTCATCTTAAATAGTTGGTAAAGAGGGAAAACAATATCCAATTCTAAATTCTCTCTAAATTACCGAGGTTGGACAATGACGATGTCATAGAAAGACATAGTGCATTGACTTTTACTGTTGTATCATGCTATACTTTTAGCTAGGTGCAAATTAATCACAATTACTGAATATCTCATCATTGGAATCTATGTATGGATAGGcagagtaaaaaaaaactcaaaaacaaaTACTATCATTTATAAGTGTAAAGCAACATGGATATTATCTACTTGTAAACATTTATCGCAATACCATTTATCATTGTCACAATCTAGCATTAAAGACATAGAAGTCATTGAATCTAGTAATAGAGCACGTAACATCTTTTGAGAATCAGATATCCAGATGCATGCCCCATGCATCCATGGTTGGGATGGTCATAAACTCCTAACAAATCTAAACCAAAACTAATGTCACTCCTCATATTCATCTAACTACACGGTCAGCCACCCCATGCTTCAATCTAATACCCCAGATGTTGAGGTTTACCTGAATATTCACAATTCGTGTAACACCTAACTCACGAGATATCTTAAGAAATGAGGAAAGTTAACTTTCAGACAAGGAGGATAATTAACAGCAAATGGATTTATTACCTTTAACCACAGGACCATTCTCTGAACCTGTTGATGTTTGACTCTGGTTGTTAGATAAGGTGAGCGGTGACAAGGGAGGTGAAGATGTGTCTAATACCATTTCAGCAGATCGAACAGTTTCCAAAGGTTTTGGCTCGGGAAATAAGGTCTCTGTCTCCATAGCCCTCCTGTACGGAATGGAGAAACTGCGTGTGATGGTTTGGGGAGGAGGCATTGGCAATGGAGATGCCGTACTCCTTACAACAGTCTTAGTTGCAGCAGATTGTCCTTGACTTTTGGATACCAAGGGAGCTGAGTGACCAATTAAACCTGCAGGTCTTGACGACTTAAATGTTGAACTAATAGGAGGCCTAGGAAGCTCATGAAGC
This DNA window, taken from Cucumis sativus cultivar 9930 chromosome 6, Cucumber_9930_V3, whole genome shotgun sequence, encodes the following:
- the LOC101221447 gene encoding leucine-rich repeat protein 2, producing the protein MGSINSSKPILPFSHSPLLLHSLVSLSLSLSLSLSQIYLHFQKIQSFSSFSFTMQTFPPPPPPPLLLLLPLSLFLLSNLLVPVTSNSEGDALYALRRSVKDPNNVLQSWDPTLVDPCTWFHVTCDSANHVTRLDLGNAKLSGNLVPELGNLEHLQYLELYMNELVGPIPKEIGRLKSLISLDLYHNNLTASIPSSLKNLHNLNFLRLNGNKLSGRIPRQLTKLGNLKIIDVSDNDLCGTIPTSGSFSKFSEESFKNNPRLEGPELMGFVRYENGGTC